The Fontisubflavum oceani genomic interval GTAAAGCTCAGATATAGGGTGAACAGGATAAACCCGTAAACGAAGATCAGGACCATCGCGAAGGACGGCGCCAAGACAAGCTTTGGCAGCCAGACTTGGATGCGCGTGCGCAAATCCGTGGGCGCGTTGGCGGCCATGGCGATCCCTCCCTAATGGTTCTGGCAGATACGTTTGGAAGTCCGGGCCGAGGTGGCGGGGCACCCCGGCCCGGACGGTGATCAGATCAATCGCTTACTGTGCGATCGAGACAGCGGTGACCATTTCCTCGGCCGCGGTGGCCGCGTCATACTCGCCGTTGAAATGTGCGGTGATCACATCATACATCGCGTTCTGCACCGACGGATTGTTGGCGTGGCCATGGGCCATGGAGCCAAACAGTGTCCCGTTCTCGGCCGCTTCCGCCAGCTGCGCCATGCCAAGCTGGCCGCAGGCGTCAAACGCTTCATCCGAGATGTCGGTCCGTGCCGGCACAGAGCCTTTGACGGTGTTGAACGCCACCTGGAATTCCGGGCTCATCACCGACGACGCCATGGACATTTGCGAGGCCATTGCCGTCTCGTCTGAGACGTTGAACATCGCAAACTGGTCGGAGTTGAAGGTCACGGTGCCTTCGGTGCCGGGCACGCGGAAGCACTGGAACTCGACGCCGGCGGTCTGACCTGCATTGATGAACTCCCCCTTTGCCCAGTCGCCCATGATCTGGAACAGCGCATCGCCATTGGCAACCATCGCCGAGGCGAGGTTCCAGTCGCGACCAGAGAAATTGTCATCGACGAAGCCGCGCAGGGTTTCCATCCGCTGGAACGCTTCAACCATCTGATCGGAGCCTAGGGCGTCCGCATCCAGATCGACCATCGCGGCCTGATAGAACTCCGGCCCGCCGACGCCCATCACCATGGAGTCGAAGATCGTAGCGTCCTGCCAGGCTTGTCCACCATGGGCGAGCGCGGTGTAACCTGCATCCTGTGCCGCTTGCATTGCGGCGACGAACTCATCCCATGTTCCGGGCTGTTCGATGCCGAGCTCTTCCATCAACGCGGTATTTGCCCAGACCCAGTTGGTCGAATGCACGTTCACCGGCGCCGCCACCCAAGAGCCGTCATAGGTGGAGAAGCGCTGCAACGCCTCAGGCACAACATCGGACCAGTTCTGCTCAGCAGCCAGATCGTCGAGATTTGCAAGCGCGCCTTCGGCGGCCCAATCCTGGATCGAGAACCCGAGCATTTGCACCGCGGTCGGCGGATCGCCAGCCGTCACCCGGGCGCGCAGCACGGTCATCGCGTCAGATCCGCCGCCGCCAGCGACGGGCATGTCCATCCAACCGATGCCCTGGCCTTCCAGATCCCCTTTCAGCACGTTCAGCGCCGCCGCTTCGCCGCCTGAGGTCCACCAGTGCAGCACCTCAACCTCTTGCGCCGCCACGGCTGTGACCGACAGGGCCACCGCAGCTGCCGAGAGCGGCAGTTTCCTAGTGAATGTCATGATTGTCCTCCCTTTTTGTCGCGAGTCCCTTTTGGACTGGCGGAATTAAAACGTTATAATTCGACACAAAGTCAACGATAAACTTTGACATAGCGACGCATCGTGAACACGAATTACTTGCCTTTATAAGTGATAAATGCCGCGACGCCGCAATGCACCCGCAAAACGCTTTTCTGTTGAAACGTTTCAAAAACTGACCATAGTTGCAGGTAATTCTCCTGCTGGATAGACCCGCCCCATGACCCGCGACGCCGACGAAATTGCCCCGCTTGCCCCAAGCGAAAAACCGACCCTCCGCACCATTGCGGAGATGACGGGCTTCGCAATTGCGACCGTTTCGCGCGCCTTGGCGGATGACCCGCGAATCGCCAAAACGACGCGTGAAAAGGTCGCCAAGGCGGCGAAATCGGTGGGCTATGTCCCGGACCGTGCGGCGCGGCGCTTGCGAACCGGGCGCACGCAGGTGGTCAGCCTTCTGCTCAATACCGAGCATGAGTTTCTGGGCTTCACCCATGAGTTTCTGACCGGCATCACCGAGGCGCTTCGCGGTACCGGCTATTCCGTAACCGTGGTGCCGGATCAGGTGGGGGAAGATCGCTTGGCGCCGGTCCGCACCATCCTTCGCAACAACTTGGCCGATGGGCTGCTGTTCACCCGCACCGAGTGTTTTGATCCCCGCGCGCGGCTGTTGATGGAAAGCGGGTTTCCCTTTGTCAGCCATGGACGAACCGAGTTCACCACACCCCACGCTTGGGTCGATTTCGACAACGAGGCTTTCGCGCGCGCTGCCGTCCATCGGCTGGTCGAAAAGGGCCGCAAACGGATCAGTCTGATCCTGCCCGAGGATCGGTTCACCTTTGCCCAACACTTGCGTTACGGCTTCATGAGTGCCGTTCGAGAGACCGGCGTCGAGTATGAAATCGTCACCGATGTGACGCTCGATTCCTCGACCCGCGCGGTGTCTGAGGCGCTG includes:
- a CDS encoding ABC transporter substrate-binding protein, whose amino-acid sequence is MTFTRKLPLSAAAVALSVTAVAAQEVEVLHWWTSGGEAAALNVLKGDLEGQGIGWMDMPVAGGGGSDAMTVLRARVTAGDPPTAVQMLGFSIQDWAAEGALANLDDLAAEQNWSDVVPEALQRFSTYDGSWVAAPVNVHSTNWVWANTALMEELGIEQPGTWDEFVAAMQAAQDAGYTALAHGGQAWQDATIFDSMVMGVGGPEFYQAAMVDLDADALGSDQMVEAFQRMETLRGFVDDNFSGRDWNLASAMVANGDALFQIMGDWAKGEFINAGQTAGVEFQCFRVPGTEGTVTFNSDQFAMFNVSDETAMASQMSMASSVMSPEFQVAFNTVKGSVPARTDISDEAFDACGQLGMAQLAEAAENGTLFGSMAHGHANNPSVQNAMYDVITAHFNGEYDAATAAEEMVTAVSIAQ
- a CDS encoding LacI family transcriptional regulator, with the translated sequence MTRDADEIAPLAPSEKPTLRTIAEMTGFAIATVSRALADDPRIAKTTREKVAKAAKSVGYVPDRAARRLRTGRTQVVSLLLNTEHEFLGFTHEFLTGITEALRGTGYSVTVVPDQVGEDRLAPVRTILRNNLADGLLFTRTECFDPRARLLMESGFPFVSHGRTEFTTPHAWVDFDNEAFARAAVHRLVEKGRKRISLILPEDRFTFAQHLRYGFMSAVRETGVEYEIVTDVTLDSSTRAVSEALIQRRQKPNPPDGYICVGEVMALVTLSALDDTGVTPGVEADVLAKRASPIFDNIRPRIETVFEDLRATGRAMSEMLLRRMAGEPPEELNVMFKPDAGFGDKS